One Gossypium raimondii isolate GPD5lz chromosome 3, ASM2569854v1, whole genome shotgun sequence genomic window carries:
- the LOC105795180 gene encoding uncharacterized protein LOC105795180 isoform X1, whose amino-acid sequence MVVCKCRKATKLYCFVHKVPVCGECICLPEHQICVIRTYSEWVIDGDYDWPPKCCKCQAVLEEGAGCETTRLGCLHVIHTTCLVSHIKSFPPHTAPAGYVCPSCSISIWPPKSVKDPTSRLHSLLKEAILQTGMEKNLFGNHPVSLPRTEHRGPPPAFASDTLIDVAGRQEYDANSSPSVAKDGGYSAISGPSKPTVTEIMEIDGPSSTESYMKASSPGAPMATTRKSTAHVDRQNSEISYYTDDEDGNRKKYSRRGPLHLKFLRALIPFWSSALPTLPVTAPPHKDSSTVDDIREGRLKHQRSTRMDPRKILLIIAIMACMATMSILYYRISQRAFGERVADDEQQ is encoded by the exons ATGGTGGTCTGCAAATGCCGTAAG GCGACAAAACTATATTGTTTCGTGCACAAGGTTCCCGTTTGTGGGGAATGCATCTGCTTACCTGAGCACCAAATATGCGTT ATACGTACTTACTCAGAGTGGGTAATAGATGGAGACTATGACTGGCCTCCCAAATGTTGTAAATGCCAAGCTGTGCTTGAGGAGGGGGCTGGCTGTGAAACCACACGATTGGGTTGCTTAC ATGTCATACATACAACTTGCTTGGTTTCACATATCAAAAGCTTTCCTCCGCACACTGCACCCGCTGGTTATGTGTGTCCTTCATGTTCGATATCT ATATGGCCTCCAAAAAGTGTTAAAGATCCAACATCCCGTCTTCATTCACTGCTGAAGGAGGCTATTTTGCAG ACTGGCATGGAAAAGAATTTGTTTGGAAATCATCCTGTTTCTTTGCCTAGAACAGAACACCGTGGTCCTCCACCTGCATTTGCTTCAGATACATTGATAGATGTAGCTGGAAGACAAGAGTATGATGCGAATTCATCACCTTCTGTTGCAAAAGATGGAGGATACTCTGCCATATCAGGACCTTCAAAACCTACAGTAACAGAAATAATGGAGATAGATGGTCCTAGTTCAACTGAGAGTTACATGAAAGCTTCAAGTCCTGGTGCT CCTATGGCTACAACTCGGAAGAGTACAGCTCATGTTGACCGGCAAAACTCTGAAATCTCATATTATACAGATGATGAAGATGGAAATCGTAAAAAGTACTCTCGGAGGG GGCCACTTCATCTGAAGTTTCTCAGAGCATTAATTCCCTTTTGGTCAAGTGCATTACCAACTCTCCCAGTGACTGCACCCCCACATAAAGACTCATCAACCGTAGATGATATCCGAGAAGGTCGGTTGAAGCATCAAAGATCAACACGGATGGATCCAAGAAAAATTCTTCTCATCATAGCAATCAT GGCCTGTATGGCGACTATGAGTATTCTGTACTACAGAATTTCACAAAGGGCTTTTGGTGAGAGAGTGGCTGATGATGAGCAGCAGTAA
- the LOC105795187 gene encoding zinc finger protein ZAT10 codes for MALEALKSPTMATAPYSNKYEDIDNNYVDTWKKGKRSKRQRDDGSSSSPPPPPPPTNEEEYLALCLIMLARGGSTTENAVTDGGNDDHRLSSSSSAPAPAALKLSYKCSVCNKAFPSYQALGGHKASHRKSSTDAKPDNQSITTSSTTASGETGGNGKAHKCSICHKSFPTGQALGGHKRCHYEGGNTTTTTTTNNNNNNNKSSSVSLSGVTVSDGGALSQTRCVDFDFDLNLPALCELEIKDGSRFSQIYTEQEVESPLPTKKPRFMTASLSQH; via the coding sequence ATGGCCCTTGAAGCTCTGAAATCTCCAACAATGGCGACTGCCCCTTACAGCAACAAGTACGAAGACATCGACAACAATTACGTCGATACATGGAAGAAAGGCAAGCGTTCAAAGCGACAACGCGACGACGGGTCTTCTTCTTCTCCGCCGCCTCCACCACCGCCGACGAATGAAGAGGAGTACCTTGCTCTTTGTCTCATCATGCTAGCTCGTGGTGGTTCCACCACTGAAAACGCCGTGACAGACGGTGGAAACGATGACCATCGTCTGTCTTCGTCTTCGTCAGCACCGGCACCAGCGGCTTTGAAGTTGTCTTACAAGTGCAGTGTTTGTAACAAGGCTTTCCCTTCTTACCAAGCTCTAGGTGGACATAAAGCCAGCCACCGTAAATCCTCCACCGATGCTAAACCCGATAATCAGTCCATCACCACCAGCAGTACCACCGCCAGCGGGGAAACCGGCGGTAACGGTAAAGCCCATAAGTGTTCGATCTGCCATAAGTCTTTCCCTACAGGCCAAGCTTTGGGAGGTCACAAACGCTGTCACTACGAAGGAGGaaacaccaccaccaccaccaccaccaacaacaacaacaacaacaacaagagCAGTAGCGTCAGCTTGAGTGGGGTGACGGTGTCGGACGGTGGCGCGTTGAGCCAAACCCGTTGTGTCGACTTTGACTTTGACCTAAACTTGCCCGCTTTGTGCGAGTTGGAAATCAAAGATGGAAGCAGATTTAGTCAAATCTATACAGAGCAAGAGGTTGAAAGTCCATTGCCGACCAAGAAACCGCGTTTTATGACAGCTTCTTTATCacaacattaa
- the LOC105795185 gene encoding mitotic checkpoint protein BUB3.2 isoform X3: MTSVHPPPVPGRELSNPPTDGISNLRFSNHSDNLLVSSWDKTVRLYDASASVLRGEFMHGGPVLDCCFHDDSSGFSASADNKVRRIMFSHGKEEILGRHDAPVRCIEYSYAAGQVITGSWDKTLKCWDPRGASGQERTLVGTYPQPERVYSLSLVGNRLVVATAGRHVNVYDLRNMSQPEQRRESSLKYQTRCVRCYPNGTGYALSSVEGRVAMEFFDLSEASQAKKYAFKCHRKSEAGRDIVYPVNAIAFHPVYGTFATGGCDGFVNVWDGNNKKRLYQYSKYPTSVAALSFSRDGRLLAVASSYTFEEGDKAHEPDAIFVRSVNEIEVKPKPKYLC; encoded by the exons ATGACATCTGTCCACCCGCCACCGGTACCAGGTCGCGAGCTCTCTAACCCTCCGACGGACGGGATCTCGAACCTTCGGTTCTCTAATCACAGCGATAATCTACTCGTCTCTTCATGGGATAAG ACTGTGAGATTGTACGATGCAAGCGCGAGCGTTTTGCGAGGAGAGTTCATGCACGGTGGGCCGGTACTTGATTGCTGCTTCCATGATGATTCATCTGGGTTCAGTGCTAGCGCTGACAATAAAGTTAGGAG GATAATGTTCAGCCATGGAAAGGAGGAAATATTAGGTAGACATGATGCTCCTGTACGTTGTATAGAGTATTCTTATGCAGCAG GACAAGTGATCACAGGCAGTTGGGACAAGACATTGAAATGTTGGGATCCAAGAGGTGCAAGTGGGCAGGAGCGTACTCTTGTCGGCACATACCCACAACCTGAACGTGTTTACTCGCTATCTCTTGTTGGAAATCGTTTAGTCGTGGCAACTGCTGGAAGACATGTAAATGTATATGACTTGCGAAACATGTCTCAACCTGAACAGCGAAGGGAATCTTCATTGAAGTATCAAACTAGATGTGTGAGATGTTATCCAAATGGAACAG GGTATGCTCTTAGTTCGGTTGAAGGGCGAGTGGCAATGGAGTTCTTTGATCTCTCAGAGGCCAGTCAAGCCAAAAA GTATGCCTTCAAGTGCCATCGAAAATCTGAGGCTGGACGGGACATTGTATATCCAGTAAATGCCATTGCATTCCATCCTGT ATATGGTACATTTGCAACTGGAGGTTGTGATGGTTTTGTTAATGTGTGGGATGGAAACAATAAGAAGAGGCTGTATCAG TATTCAAAGTACCCAACAAGCGTTGCCGCTCTTTCATTCAGCAGAGATGGGCGACTATTGGCCGTTGCTTCGAGTTACACATTCGAAGAGGGAGATAAAGC ACATGAACCAGATGCAATCTTTGTACGTAGCgtaaatgaaattgaagtcAAGCCAAAACCAAAG TATCTGTGTTAA
- the LOC105795185 gene encoding mitotic checkpoint protein BUB3.2 isoform X1 produces the protein MTSVHPPPVPGRELSNPPTDGISNLRFSNHSDNLLVSSWDKTVRLYDASASVLRGEFMHGGPVLDCCFHDDSSGFSASADNKVRRIMFSHGKEEILGRHDAPVRCIEYSYAAGQVITGSWDKTLKCWDPRGASGQERTLVGTYPQPERVYSLSLVGNRLVVATAGRHVNVYDLRNMSQPEQRRESSLKYQTRCVRCYPNGTGYALSSVEGRVAMEFFDLSEASQAKKYAFKCHRKSEAGRDIVYPVNAIAFHPVYGTFATGGCDGFVNVWDGNNKKRLYQYSKYPTSVAALSFSRDGRLLAVASSYTFEEGDKAHEPDAIFVRSVNEIEVKPKPKVYPNPPA, from the exons ATGACATCTGTCCACCCGCCACCGGTACCAGGTCGCGAGCTCTCTAACCCTCCGACGGACGGGATCTCGAACCTTCGGTTCTCTAATCACAGCGATAATCTACTCGTCTCTTCATGGGATAAG ACTGTGAGATTGTACGATGCAAGCGCGAGCGTTTTGCGAGGAGAGTTCATGCACGGTGGGCCGGTACTTGATTGCTGCTTCCATGATGATTCATCTGGGTTCAGTGCTAGCGCTGACAATAAAGTTAGGAG GATAATGTTCAGCCATGGAAAGGAGGAAATATTAGGTAGACATGATGCTCCTGTACGTTGTATAGAGTATTCTTATGCAGCAG GACAAGTGATCACAGGCAGTTGGGACAAGACATTGAAATGTTGGGATCCAAGAGGTGCAAGTGGGCAGGAGCGTACTCTTGTCGGCACATACCCACAACCTGAACGTGTTTACTCGCTATCTCTTGTTGGAAATCGTTTAGTCGTGGCAACTGCTGGAAGACATGTAAATGTATATGACTTGCGAAACATGTCTCAACCTGAACAGCGAAGGGAATCTTCATTGAAGTATCAAACTAGATGTGTGAGATGTTATCCAAATGGAACAG GGTATGCTCTTAGTTCGGTTGAAGGGCGAGTGGCAATGGAGTTCTTTGATCTCTCAGAGGCCAGTCAAGCCAAAAA GTATGCCTTCAAGTGCCATCGAAAATCTGAGGCTGGACGGGACATTGTATATCCAGTAAATGCCATTGCATTCCATCCTGT ATATGGTACATTTGCAACTGGAGGTTGTGATGGTTTTGTTAATGTGTGGGATGGAAACAATAAGAAGAGGCTGTATCAG TATTCAAAGTACCCAACAAGCGTTGCCGCTCTTTCATTCAGCAGAGATGGGCGACTATTGGCCGTTGCTTCGAGTTACACATTCGAAGAGGGAGATAAAGC ACATGAACCAGATGCAATCTTTGTACGTAGCgtaaatgaaattgaagtcAAGCCAAAACCAAAGGTATATCCTAATCCTCCAGCGTAG
- the LOC105795180 gene encoding uncharacterized protein LOC105795180 isoform X2, with amino-acid sequence MVVCKCRKATKLYCFVHKVPVCGECICLPEHQICVIRTYSEWVIDGDYDWPPKCCKCQAVLEEGAGCETTRLGCLHVIHTTCLVSHIKSFPPHTAPAGYVCPSCSISIWPPKSVKDPTSRLHSLLKEAILQTGMEKNLFGNHPVSLPRTEHRGPPPAFASDTLIDVAGRQEYDANSSPSVAKDGGYSAISGPSKPTVTEIMEIDGPSSTESYMKASSPGAPMATTRKSTAHVDRQNSEISYYTDDEDGNRKKYSRRGPLHLKFLRALIPFWSSALPTLPVTAPPHKDSSTVDDIREGRLKHQRSTRMDPRKILLIIAIM; translated from the exons ATGGTGGTCTGCAAATGCCGTAAG GCGACAAAACTATATTGTTTCGTGCACAAGGTTCCCGTTTGTGGGGAATGCATCTGCTTACCTGAGCACCAAATATGCGTT ATACGTACTTACTCAGAGTGGGTAATAGATGGAGACTATGACTGGCCTCCCAAATGTTGTAAATGCCAAGCTGTGCTTGAGGAGGGGGCTGGCTGTGAAACCACACGATTGGGTTGCTTAC ATGTCATACATACAACTTGCTTGGTTTCACATATCAAAAGCTTTCCTCCGCACACTGCACCCGCTGGTTATGTGTGTCCTTCATGTTCGATATCT ATATGGCCTCCAAAAAGTGTTAAAGATCCAACATCCCGTCTTCATTCACTGCTGAAGGAGGCTATTTTGCAG ACTGGCATGGAAAAGAATTTGTTTGGAAATCATCCTGTTTCTTTGCCTAGAACAGAACACCGTGGTCCTCCACCTGCATTTGCTTCAGATACATTGATAGATGTAGCTGGAAGACAAGAGTATGATGCGAATTCATCACCTTCTGTTGCAAAAGATGGAGGATACTCTGCCATATCAGGACCTTCAAAACCTACAGTAACAGAAATAATGGAGATAGATGGTCCTAGTTCAACTGAGAGTTACATGAAAGCTTCAAGTCCTGGTGCT CCTATGGCTACAACTCGGAAGAGTACAGCTCATGTTGACCGGCAAAACTCTGAAATCTCATATTATACAGATGATGAAGATGGAAATCGTAAAAAGTACTCTCGGAGGG GGCCACTTCATCTGAAGTTTCTCAGAGCATTAATTCCCTTTTGGTCAAGTGCATTACCAACTCTCCCAGTGACTGCACCCCCACATAAAGACTCATCAACCGTAGATGATATCCGAGAAGGTCGGTTGAAGCATCAAAGATCAACACGGATGGATCCAAGAAAAATTCTTCTCATCATAGCAATCATGTAG
- the LOC105795183 gene encoding pentatricopeptide repeat-containing protein At5g38730: MANSARFTQTIFTIILKGHWNHLLEPKICSQITSTTINHLLLHLSVFSCNASLSWSFFQWVKNSIPTYNHSLQSTWTMVHILTKHKHFKTAHHLLDKIPNKDFLSSNSVLKVLVSTHSDVEVNSHVLSWLVISYGKLRMTQDALQVFESMRVHGLKPHLHACTVLLNCLVKDKLIDSVWKIYKKMVKLGVVVNLHVYNVLLHACCMAGDVEKAEMVLSEMELKNVFPDLITFNTIIVLYCKKGMHYEALCVQDRMERAGISPDIRTYNSLIYGFCRQGRMREALRLFKEMKGVSVSPNHVTYTTLIDGYCRVNELGEALRLRDIMEAKGIYPGVVTYNSIIRKLCEDGKIREANWILNEMNEKKVEPDNVTCNTLINAYCKIGDMGSAMKVKNKMMEAGLKLDQFTFKALIHGFFKVNEMDSAKDYLFNMLDAGFCPSYCTYSWLVDGYCNLGKEEEVMKFPDELLKRGLIVDVSVYRALIRRFCKRERLDCAERIFGVMQGKGICGDSVIYANLAYGYWKMGKVNAASNLLNEMYEKRLMITLKIYRSFTASYGGDNNNSILGLFWNHVVQRGLISKSILKDINKGEI, translated from the coding sequence ATGGCTAACTCAGCTCGATTTACTCAAACAATTTTCACCATTATCCTAAAGGGTCATTGGAATCATCTTTTGGAACCCAAAATTTGCAGCCAAATAACTTCCACCACCATTAACCATCTCCTTCTCCACCTCTCTGTTTTCAGTTGCAATGCTTCTCTTTCGTGGTCTTTCTTTCAATGGGTAAAAAATTCTATTCCCACCTATAACCACTCTCTGCAATCTACGTGGACAATGGTTCACATTCTTACCAAGCACAAACATTTCAAGACTGCACACCACTTGCTCGACAAAATTCCTAACAAAGATTTCTTGTCCTCAAATTCCGTTTTGAAGGTTTTGGTGAGTACCCATTCGGACGTTGAAGTTAATTCTCATGTTTTAAGTTGGTTGGTGATATCATATGGGAAATTGAGAATGACCCAAGATGCTTTACAGGTTTTTGAGTCGATGAGAGTTCATGGGTTAAAGCCCCATTTACATGCTTGTACTGTGCTTTTAAATTGTTTGGTTAAAGATAAATTGATTGATAGCGTATGGAAAATCTACAAGAAAATGGTTAAACTTGGGGTGGTTGTGAATTTACACGTTTATAATGTCTTGCTTCATGCTTGTTGTATGGCTGGTGATGTCGAAAAGGCCGAAATGGTattgagtgagatggaattgAAGAACGTTTTTCCAGATCTTATTACGTTCAATACAATCATCGTTTTGTATTGTAAAAAGGGTATGCATTATGAAGCATTGTGTGTGCAAGATAGGATGGAAAGAGCTGGGATTAGTCCAGACATTAGAACTTATAATTCACTTATTTATGGCTTTTGTAGACAAGGTAGAATGCGAGAAGCTTTAAGACTATTTAAGGAAATGAAAGGTGTTAGTGTTAGTCCTAACCATGTCACTTACACTACTTTAATTGATGGTTATTGTAGAGTGAATGAGCTAGGAGAAGCATTAAGATTGCGAGACATAATGGAGGCTAAAGGGATTTATCCAGGAGTTGTTACTTATAACTCAATCATTCGTAAGTTGTGCGAAGACGGTAAAATAAGGGAAGCTAATTGGATTTTGAATGagatgaatgaaaagaaagttGAACCTGATAATGTGACTTGTAACACATTGATCAATGCATATTGCAAGATTGGAGACATGGGGTCTGCTATGAAAGTGAAGAACAAGATGATGGAAGCCGGATTGAAGTTAGATCAATTTACATTCAAGGCATTGATTCATGGATTTTTCAAGGTGAATGAAATGGATAGTGCAAAAGATTACTTGTTCAACATGCTTGATGCAGGGTTTTGTCCTAGTTATTGCACCTATTCATGGCTTGTTGATGGGTATTGTAACTTAggcaaagaagaagaagttatGAAGTTTCCAGATGAATTGTTGAAAAGAGGCTTAATTGTTGATGTCTCGGTGTACAGGGCACTCATAAGACGGTTTTGTAAACGAGAAAGGCTCGATTGCGCCGAAAGAATATTCGGCGTTATGCAAGGAAAAGGTATATGTGGAGATAGTGTAATATATGCTAACCTAGCATATGGTTATTGGAAAATGGGGAAGGTGAATGCTGCTTCAAATCTattaaatgaaatgtatgaaaagAGGTTGATGATAACTCTCAAAATCTATAGATCTTTCACTGCTTCATATGGTggtgataataataatagcattTTAGGTTTGTTTTGGAATCATGTGGTTCAAAGGGGATTAATTTCTAAGAGTATTTTGAAGGATATCAATAAAGGTGAGATTTGA
- the LOC105795185 gene encoding mitotic checkpoint protein BUB3.2 isoform X2, which yields MTSVHPPPVPGRELSNPPTDGISNLRFSNHSDNLLVSSWDKTVRLYDASASVLRGEFMHGGPVLDCCFHDDSSGFSASADNKVRRIMFSHGKEEILGRHDAPVRCIEYSYAAGQVITGSWDKTLKCWDPRGASGQERTLVGTYPQPERVYSLSLVGNRLVVATAGRHVNVYDLRNMSQPEQRRESSLKYQTRCVRCYPNGTGYALSSVEGRVAMEFFDLSEASQAKKYAFKCHRKSEAGRDIVYPVNAIAFHPVYGTFATGGCDGFVNVWDGNNKKRLYQYSKYPTSVAALSFSRDGRLLAVASSYTFEEGDKAHEPDAIFVRSVNEIEVKPKPKNFAEPK from the exons ATGACATCTGTCCACCCGCCACCGGTACCAGGTCGCGAGCTCTCTAACCCTCCGACGGACGGGATCTCGAACCTTCGGTTCTCTAATCACAGCGATAATCTACTCGTCTCTTCATGGGATAAG ACTGTGAGATTGTACGATGCAAGCGCGAGCGTTTTGCGAGGAGAGTTCATGCACGGTGGGCCGGTACTTGATTGCTGCTTCCATGATGATTCATCTGGGTTCAGTGCTAGCGCTGACAATAAAGTTAGGAG GATAATGTTCAGCCATGGAAAGGAGGAAATATTAGGTAGACATGATGCTCCTGTACGTTGTATAGAGTATTCTTATGCAGCAG GACAAGTGATCACAGGCAGTTGGGACAAGACATTGAAATGTTGGGATCCAAGAGGTGCAAGTGGGCAGGAGCGTACTCTTGTCGGCACATACCCACAACCTGAACGTGTTTACTCGCTATCTCTTGTTGGAAATCGTTTAGTCGTGGCAACTGCTGGAAGACATGTAAATGTATATGACTTGCGAAACATGTCTCAACCTGAACAGCGAAGGGAATCTTCATTGAAGTATCAAACTAGATGTGTGAGATGTTATCCAAATGGAACAG GGTATGCTCTTAGTTCGGTTGAAGGGCGAGTGGCAATGGAGTTCTTTGATCTCTCAGAGGCCAGTCAAGCCAAAAA GTATGCCTTCAAGTGCCATCGAAAATCTGAGGCTGGACGGGACATTGTATATCCAGTAAATGCCATTGCATTCCATCCTGT ATATGGTACATTTGCAACTGGAGGTTGTGATGGTTTTGTTAATGTGTGGGATGGAAACAATAAGAAGAGGCTGTATCAG TATTCAAAGTACCCAACAAGCGTTGCCGCTCTTTCATTCAGCAGAGATGGGCGACTATTGGCCGTTGCTTCGAGTTACACATTCGAAGAGGGAGATAAAGC ACATGAACCAGATGCAATCTTTGTACGTAGCgtaaatgaaattgaagtcAAGCCAAAACCAAAG AACTTTGCCGAGCCCAAGTAG